The Solanum pennellii chromosome 4, SPENNV200 genomic interval TCCTTCAGAGAAACCAAAGAGCAACAAAATGAAAAACACTTGACATGCAACAGATAAGTTATGGTATCGAAAGTTCAATTGAGTGTTCAAGATTTGGTTCCATTGTTTGAGAGGAAATGGTGGAAATTCATTTCAAACAAATGAACTACAAACAGATTGCATTGTAGTGAGTAAATATGAATCGGAACACACTGTTTTAGAACTTTCAGCATTGACCATTGCATGATTCCACAACTGcttgttttctttttcacaattttACACCAAACACGGGTTTCTTATTTGATGCACTACTAAGACTAGTAAGTAGTGACGAAGAATCTGAAGCCCCTATATCTCAATCTTAAATTCTGAATACCGACGTGTCAAGGTTGTGAGTGCAGAACCTAAACGTGTGAGCCATCTGATGTATATGAGAGAAACGAAAAGACTCCCTCCTGATAGACTCGTCAGTTTTTTTTAAGGTTCATCAGTTATTCAAAGAGAGGATAAGGGATTAATGGTAAAAAAACTTTCAGCTTGCTGATTTCTTGGGGCTTTATCTGGTTAAATTGCAAATATGCTGACCAATCTACGTTTTAATTCAATGCCATGGATCATTTTAAGGCCCATCCACATACTAACAGAGGTTGAAATAATTATTCGAGAGTTGAAATATGTAAATGGGACCGTGAAAAATATTAGTAGAAAGAGAATTGCTAGTTGGGCAGCTGAAGAAAAGACAGAGACTTTCTTCAATCAACCTAGAGAAGAAAGATGAAATCACAGAAAAAGATGAATCTGTTGTGAATcagaaaaaaagaagtaaacaaCTTCAAATGCAAGATTTTGGACACTTTGGAGTCTGTCTTTAAGTGATTGGTTAAGTAAAAAGTTTGTACATTTTTCTATCTTCTGTGGTTAACCTTAATGCATCAGGGATGAGATTTACACTGGCTATTGTACCAATAAGAGAGGAAATAAGACATTAAGTTAAGATGACAGAAGGTGAACATTTAAGTCAAAAAGAAAAGCAGACAATAAGAATGCTACGGAATAGCATGTTTGCAATGGGAATGGAACTTGATCTAAAGAATATAACAACAGTGTATCTAACATATCAATATTATAAAAGACCTCAATGAGAGAATATCTGTAAAAAGCCGTTTAAGCAAATACTTTATCTTTAATACCTGGAAGATTCTGCAACATTACTTATCATTCCATTGCATCTACTCTCATGAACATCTCTTTCTCGGAGTCTAATGTATCTGCTACAAAGATGGCATAATTCTGTCCGGTTCCCGCATACTTCCTGGGGTCAAGGCAGTGTAAATATCACAATAACGAGCAAGATGCTAAATTCTAATCACTCCTGAAGATACAAAACATGAAACAATACCAGAACTTTGATATTTCTTATTACCTGATGCTCAAATAAATCAATTGCAGGCAAAGGAAACTCGCAATACTCGCATGTCACGATCCTTTTTGGGCAATTTTCACCTCTATGAACAGCTAAAATCTCACGTTCCATTGTCTCGCTACACAAAGAACAGGCAACCTAAAAATAAACAAGCACAGTAATAACATCAAAAGGTATAGTTTAGCCTAGAGTTTCCATCTAAACAACAAAAAAGAGAGACTGAATATTATGCCCTGCCCCCCCAGGCAACCACAACCTGcttctcaataaaaaaaaactaaagggAGAAAAGGTGGGAGAACATTTAAACAATTTCTTCTACACATGTATCcttgagaagaaagaaaaaatttaaccTAAATCCAGTACTCTTAGAGATGGTTCTCCATTTCAATATCCCTATTACTTATACGTAGGTAATTCTTGAATAGCAACGGCACGAGCCAAAACATCTTGGGTTCTCTAAAGCCTTACTGGTTACTACCTCTTGTTTGCTCACTAGTTTCTAGCAGTCTGTTcttaaaggaaaattttagaAGATATATTCAACTAAAAGTTAAAACTAACATTAGCAATACATATTTTAAGCAAgaagacaacaaaataatactTGCTCGATTGCTCTGTAGGCCTTACTATCTCAAAATTATGTGATAGATCTTAGCATTCTATTCTCAAGGCAAATTTCCAAAGATATATTCAACTAGTCAAAGCTTAATGTCACTTGTTGTAATCAAGGagacaacaaaaataatacttgCTATGCAGGCTTAGCACTAAACTGTTAACAGGCTCAGTAAGTTCGATATAAGCCCACTGTGAGAAATCATGGTTTCAACTATGGCAAAGCACTCAAAAGCTTGAGATTTTGCTGGGGATAGGGACTGCTCAAGTGGTCAATTGCAAATGCTGCTTACCCTCCCTGTTCATGTTGGTTATCACTAATCAAAACCTCCtaaatcatttattaaaaaatctaGAATGGATCACATGCAACACACTTTCGCGTTCATGCTCTATATAGAAATTTCAGTTGCAAGGATTATCACCAAAACAAACGCACGTAGATAAACAGCAAGAAAAGCTATGAACTCAGTTGATTATAAAGACAGCAATTGAAATCAACAGGAAAATCcacttttttttatctattttgatATACAGGCAAACACACATAGATCACAATGAAAAACTAAGATTAATTAGAGTAAGACTAATGAGCGGCGGAAGACCGCACTCATCGAGCTTGTTTTTCCAGTCAGTTTCAGTGAAGATAATTATAAACCCTCTTATGCTAATCCAGCTTGAAACTCAACTATGCAAGGACATGTAGCGTAAGAAAACTAGTGAGTTCTTAACCACATCACCTAACAAGCaaatacttattatccccatCTTCAGATTCCTTAAAATTACACCATGAAGTAGATACTTCTTGTTTTTCTAACTTTAAGGATTCTACAACTATTGATGTCAAAAGGAACGAGATGGTGAAACATGTGTGCTAATGCTTGATACATCTATTCTTGTTTATAAACACATATATCTAGttgtattcttcttcttctttattttatttaaacttggATGGTTTATTATTGGTAATTGCCAAAAAAAAATGACAGGGTAAAAACCCTTGTTCTATAAAAACCAAGGGCCACTTGGCTCACGGTTCAGAACTCAATTGATAATTGTCCCGCCAatctacccttctccacttaacACCAGGCTTTAGTATGCGACACAATTCGTGTGCTAAAGCTATACTTGTGAGTGGTGCGCTTACCATCAATGCAAAGGCCTGGGGCAACATTATAGATATAGgaataaacataaacatataaagaGAACCTACACTACTCGtgcatttcttttttttgcaAACATGTTCTGAAACACGAGTTTTCTTGAGCCAAGGGCTtattggaaacaacctctctaccctTACAAAGGTAAGGGTCCCTCCCCAGgatacactgggtatgttgtagTTGAATAAAAAGAGAACCtacattatatatgttttagaaatatatttagctAGATAAATGATGTACAAATGTATTCATGTAAACAGTATCTACATGATCAGCAAATGGATTCTAtttgaactaatgaatgtagaCATCTATCTTCAAGTGAGTAACATCAGTGATAAAGTGTATAAGAGGTCAGACAAATAAGGTCACTTACCGGAGCATGAGTGCTCAAGAAATGTTCCTCCGCAAACTTTCTAGGAACCATATCCTCACAGattttacatttttcaagaTTCCGGGAGCAGTGAGCAAAATGAAGATCAAGATTGGTGGAAGGAATTGCTCTGTCACTGTAAATATCACCATTCAAACCAGAAGGTGCCGCAATGTCAGAAGTAAACAGAAGGATCAACAGTCAAACAAGTAACAACCAAACATAAAACAAACATTATGCTAGTAACCATGCATAAATAGCAATATTGCCTGAAAACTACATTTATTAAAGAATCTTGTCAATTGATTTCTTCTATGGcttaaattacatattaatcTTTTATAGCATGGATTCTTCATTTCCAGTAGAGATACAGAATCTTCTTCCTGGCAGaatcaaatataaaagaataaattgtGCTAATAAAAACTCACATTAATCCACTAAGGTGAAAGAAACAATCAAACTGATGCTAATATAGGACAGTTAAAAATTGTCATAGAAACAGCATTTTTGTAATCAAACtaacaacttcaacatttaATACACCTTTCTCCTTCAGAGCTAAATTATATTCAGAAACAAACATATTTCGAATTAAACTTCGAATAATTCATTAAACAAACAccaaaacgaaaaaaatatgaaaattcaaataaaattaccAGTGACTGCAGATGCTGGTGGCTTGATCAGAAGCTACAGCCATTACTCCGCCCCAAAAGATCAACAAGAATCTCTCCCTTCGAATTAAAATCTATAACAAATGGGAAATAAGCAAAATTGAATTACTAAGAAGcaagaagaaaatcaattaattaaagacAGAAAATGAAGTTAGGTAAGCGAATTGGGAATTAAAATTAGGTAAAATCAATTTCTAATTTGTGACGAATTGAaacgaattttttttttgacgatTTTATCATGGTTGAATTAGAAAAAACGACCTAAAGATTCTTCGAATTGGATTTATCGAAAGGATCAATAGAATGATCGATGATTGATCTGAGAATTATATCCCTTTTTTGTTTGTTGGATTGAAGAGGGAGAGACTGTTGGTCTCTCTTTAGCTAAGAAAAATGGAGTCCACTTTGACGACGATTATGTTCCCTTTTA includes:
- the LOC107015748 gene encoding TRAF-type zinc finger domain-containing protein 1, encoding MAVASDQATSICSHCDRAIPSTNLDLHFAHCSRNLEKCKICEDMVPRKFAEEHFLSTHAPVACSLCSETMEREILAVHRGENCPKRIVTCEYCEFPLPAIDLFEHQEVCGNRTELCHLCSRYIRLRERDVHESRCNGMISNVAESSRNTHTAERDRGPPRRQPQEFSRKRLLFTIAITGIAVLLGSLLFQRKV